A single region of the Rhodoligotrophos defluvii genome encodes:
- a CDS encoding transporter substrate-binding domain-containing protein, which translates to MSKLSSTRRGAAPPSVSRLAILVATFWLFLPGVGFCQVAEQPTSPSATATLTVGTKEAPPFAMKTPSGEWEGISIDLWRRIADELGLKYQFKEESLPGLLKGSADGSLDAAVGALTITAEREQRFDFSQPFYETGLSIAVHKEHMNWWSVIQSIFSKNLLLGVLGLLGVLMTVGTILWLLERRKNHHFDGGLAGFFSGLLWSATTAAGHPHHKAPNTIAGELLAIAWMLTSVLLISTFTALIASALTTTQLRGTIHGVDDLRSVRVGTVNGSEAGDYLHGQRINFRPFTDLNSGLAALKDRQIDAFVYDRPLLAWQITRNFPDSLQLLQPVFDKQTYGIAMPTGSKLREAIDRVILSETRSDWWEKTTFRYIGESPGHRAEPPSEVALFGHRHH; encoded by the coding sequence ATGTCGAAACTCAGCTCAACCCGAAGGGGAGCCGCGCCGCCGTCGGTCTCCCGATTGGCGATTCTGGTCGCGACATTCTGGCTGTTTCTGCCAGGTGTCGGCTTCTGTCAGGTGGCGGAGCAGCCCACATCGCCGTCGGCCACCGCTACTTTGACTGTCGGCACGAAAGAGGCGCCTCCCTTTGCCATGAAGACGCCCTCAGGCGAATGGGAGGGGATCAGCATCGACTTGTGGCGCCGCATCGCCGACGAGCTGGGCCTGAAATATCAGTTCAAAGAGGAAAGTCTTCCGGGCCTCCTCAAGGGATCCGCAGACGGCAGCCTCGATGCGGCGGTGGGCGCGCTCACGATTACCGCCGAGCGGGAGCAGAGGTTCGATTTTTCCCAGCCGTTCTACGAAACTGGCCTGAGCATCGCGGTCCACAAGGAACACATGAACTGGTGGTCCGTCATTCAGAGCATCTTTTCCAAGAACCTGCTCTTGGGTGTGCTGGGGCTGCTCGGCGTTCTGATGACGGTCGGCACGATCCTCTGGCTTCTCGAGCGGCGCAAGAACCATCATTTCGACGGTGGCCTCGCAGGCTTCTTCTCGGGCCTGTTATGGTCGGCAACCACCGCGGCCGGCCATCCGCATCACAAGGCGCCCAACACCATTGCCGGAGAGTTGCTGGCGATTGCTTGGATGCTCACCTCCGTGCTCCTGATCTCGACCTTCACGGCGCTGATCGCCTCGGCCTTGACGACCACCCAGCTGCGCGGAACCATCCACGGGGTCGATGATCTTCGCTCAGTCCGCGTTGGGACCGTGAATGGCTCCGAAGCGGGTGACTATCTGCATGGTCAACGGATAAACTTTCGTCCGTTTACCGATTTGAATTCGGGGCTGGCCGCGTTGAAGGACCGGCAGATCGATGCGTTCGTCTACGACCGTCCTTTGCTCGCTTGGCAGATCACCCGCAATTTCCCGGACTCGCTGCAACTTCTCCAGCCGGTGTTCGACAAACAGACATATGGCATCGCCATGCCGACCGGGAGCAAGCTTCGCGAGGCGATCGACCGGGTGATCCTCAGCGAGACGCGCAGTGACTGGTGGGAAAAGACCACGTTCCGCTATATCGGCGAGAGCCCCGGCCATCGCGCGGAGCCTCCAAGCGAGGTCGCCCTGTTCGGGCATCGCCATCACTAA